In Pseudothermotoga sp., one genomic interval encodes:
- a CDS encoding Gfo/Idh/MocA family oxidoreductase — protein sequence MKLRMALVGCGRISTKHVEAIVKNFELVEPVAVCDVVPERAQRAAETFEKKLGIRPELYTSYDELLHRHDIDFVSIATPSGLHYEMTIKALEFGKHVLVEKPLALDTAHLRKIVETSTKKNMKVGVCHQNRFNPPIQELRKKVESNAFGRIFYGVVCIRWNRNEAYYKQDPWRGTWEQDGGVLMNQSIHGIDLLQWMLGEKPKRVFGHINNLNHPYIPVEDLGIGIIEFESNCVGIVEATSNVFDRNLEEVLTIFGENGTVKIGGLAVNRILVWRFPNEESHPFMDLPDPDTVYGHGHVPLYTDFCEAILNDRKPYIDAESASKAVEIVLAIYKSSLQGGWVEFPFEFSTIQMKEWRR from the coding sequence ATGAAGCTGCGGATGGCTCTGGTCGGTTGCGGTAGGATCTCCACAAAACATGTGGAAGCGATCGTGAAAAACTTTGAACTTGTAGAACCTGTAGCGGTCTGTGACGTTGTCCCCGAGAGAGCGCAACGAGCGGCTGAAACTTTTGAAAAGAAGCTGGGTATACGGCCAGAACTGTACACGTCGTACGATGAACTGTTACACCGCCACGACATCGACTTCGTCTCCATAGCCACTCCGAGCGGATTACATTACGAGATGACGATCAAAGCCCTGGAGTTTGGTAAACACGTTCTAGTTGAAAAACCACTCGCCTTGGATACTGCGCATTTGCGCAAAATAGTTGAAACTTCTACCAAGAAGAACATGAAGGTTGGAGTCTGTCATCAAAACAGGTTCAACCCACCGATACAAGAGCTTCGGAAAAAAGTCGAATCCAATGCGTTCGGCAGGATATTCTACGGAGTTGTCTGCATTCGTTGGAACAGAAATGAAGCTTACTACAAGCAAGATCCTTGGAGAGGCACTTGGGAACAGGATGGAGGCGTGCTGATGAACCAATCGATACACGGGATAGACTTGTTGCAGTGGATGCTCGGTGAGAAACCGAAACGTGTCTTTGGCCACATAAACAACTTGAACCATCCGTACATTCCTGTGGAAGACTTGGGGATTGGGATCATCGAATTCGAATCGAACTGTGTCGGCATCGTTGAAGCCACTTCGAACGTCTTCGATAGAAACCTTGAAGAGGTACTCACGATCTTTGGAGAAAACGGAACAGTCAAGATCGGTGGACTTGCGGTCAACAGAATCTTGGTGTGGAGATTTCCAAACGAAGAATCCCATCCCTTCATGGATCTCCCCGATCCCGACACAGTCTACGGTCATGGGCATGTTCCGCTCTATACAGATTTCTGTGAGGCGATCTTGAACGACAGGAAACCTTACATAGACGCAGAATCAGCTTCGAAAGCGGTGGAGATAGTCCTTGCAATATACAAATCATCCCTGCAGGGTGGCTGGGTGGAATTCCCATTCGAGTTTTCCACAATCCAGATGAAGGAGTGGAGGCGTTGA